The Elusimicrobiota bacterium sequence TAATTTGATGCTGGAATTCAATTTTATAGATTTCCAGAATTGAAAGGAAAATTGCGGCAATCAATGGGCCGATCAATAAGCCGACAGGCCCGAAAGATACTATTCCTCCGATCATCGAGAAAAATACCAGCAAGTCATGCATGCCGGCATGCTGGCCTACAATACGCGGTCTGAGGATGTTATCTATAACGGAAATAAAAAATACGCTGATAATAATTATTAGGACACCCTGCCAGACATCACCATTGACTATTTTGATAATACCTGCAGGCACTAAGACAGCCCCGGTGCCGATAAACGGTATTACAGATAATATAAGAAGAACCAGGCCCCAGAGCAGCCATCCTTTAATGCCGAAGATCCACAGCGTGAGCGTAGCAAGCGAGCTTTGCAGCAGCGCAATCAGAAGTATTCCTTTCACCGTGGCATTTGACATGGAATAAAACCTGAAAATTATCCTGTCTTTGTATTCCTCGGTCAGAGGTATGACATCTTTTATTTTCAGTAGAATTGTTTCCCCGTCTCTTAAGAAATAGAATAATGAAAAGAGCGTTATGAACAATCCAAATACTGCTTCAACGGTCATTTTAAAAGTCCTGTTAACAAAGGAGGCAATTGAAGCTTCAGAAAAGTCCATAGTTTTTTCAAAAACCGTTTGCCAATCCATAGTAATATCGTGCGCAACAAGCCAGGCGCCCACAGGCGAATTCATTATTCTTCCCACAATTCCTGTGTTGTCCTGCTGAATTAAGTTGTTTAATTGAGGGCCTATATTGCGGTAAAGGCCGATGCTTTGAGCTATTAAAATTTGGGATACAAACATTAAAGGCAGTAAAATTAAAGTCAGTATAAGAATACAACATAATATAGAAGCCAGAGCCCGCCTGTTTTTTGTGAGCATAAGCAGTAGTTTAAATAACGGATATATAAGTATTGCGATTATTATGGCAAGCATAATTGGCAACACAAAAAAACGAACCAGGCTCAATAATAACAATAAAGACAAAGCAAAAGCCGTAAGCAAAAAATACTTGCTGAATTTCTTCCCGTCTAAAACACTTTTTTTAGGTTCCATGCATTAATTCTATAAAAATATAAGCTTCATTGCAATTAGAAACAACACTTCAGTACAAAATTGTCTTCTTGAGGAAGGTAATTTTGACATTTGAGCCGGTATTTTATATCAT is a genomic window containing:
- a CDS encoding AI-2E family transporter, which codes for MEPKKSVLDGKKFSKYFLLTAFALSLLLLLSLVRFFVLPIMLAIIIAILIYPLFKLLLMLTKNRRALASILCCILILTLILLPLMFVSQILIAQSIGLYRNIGPQLNNLIQQDNTGIVGRIMNSPVGAWLVAHDITMDWQTVFEKTMDFSEASIASFVNRTFKMTVEAVFGLFITLFSLFYFLRDGETILLKIKDVIPLTEEYKDRIIFRFYSMSNATVKGILLIALLQSSLATLTLWIFGIKGWLLWGLVLLILSVIPFIGTGAVLVPAGIIKIVNGDVWQGVLIIIISVFFISVIDNILRPRIVGQHAGMHDLLVFFSMIGGIVSFGPVGLLIGPLIAAIFLSILEIYKIEFQHQIKLPGQEENSLPHPEP